The following are encoded together in the Microscilla marina ATCC 23134 genome:
- a CDS encoding OmpA family protein, whose product MKRFFYLLIVLLLGGAVAQAQNKKVNETKQAEEALKRANKLFDNEKYGRAIEMYKDLLGTVASGQVVFADRKDELGAHLRLGLCYLYGDEQSLALQPLKQAHLINPDFSPILDFHLGDAYVYNRKYMEAVQSYQSAIDKTKKDDGKKYLELLHDRVLKEDFVKVSNKRIKEAKNAKELMGTPLMARIHNLGPKINTKANEYAPIISQDNSILIFTGSHDKNEHEDVLISHTKNRTWNAKEPWHHFNSKRHESAVFLSLDGSRILVYQDRGNGNLYESSLNYSTKSTASEFSGGNSTITGVGKGKKRRKRKKRRSKNLKDVKGSVSASAKSKDGWSKPKSLGKHINSKYRETSGCLSPDGNTLFFTSDRPGGLGGLDIYMSVKDKKGRWGKPVNLGSKVNTPHDEEAPFMHADGKTLYFSSTGHNSMGGFDIFKSAVNNGKDFSQAENMGSPINSQSNDMYFVSNDKGHAVAYFSSDRPGGVGGKDLYRVIMNPGSRQKITEGALLSYRVFFMYKKAEMHKKSLPAAKALLTFLKNNPGVSIEVSGHTDDVGSNSNNVALSQQRANVVYNWLVSKGIEKERLVKKGYGAKVPIIPNETNYARIVNRRTDFRVVSVTQQ is encoded by the coding sequence ATGAAAAGATTTTTTTACCTATTGATTGTATTGCTTTTAGGGGGAGCTGTTGCTCAAGCTCAAAACAAAAAAGTAAACGAAACAAAACAAGCAGAAGAAGCTTTGAAAAGAGCCAATAAACTGTTTGATAACGAAAAGTATGGTCGTGCTATAGAAATGTACAAAGACCTGCTGGGAACTGTAGCAAGTGGGCAAGTAGTGTTTGCTGATAGAAAAGACGAGTTAGGCGCTCACCTTAGACTTGGCCTGTGTTATTTGTATGGCGACGAACAATCACTTGCTTTGCAGCCGCTTAAGCAAGCTCACCTCATCAACCCTGATTTTAGCCCCATTCTCGATTTTCACCTGGGCGATGCTTACGTATACAACCGTAAATACATGGAAGCAGTACAGTCTTATCAGAGCGCTATAGACAAGACTAAAAAAGACGATGGCAAAAAATACCTTGAATTGTTGCACGACAGGGTTTTGAAAGAAGATTTTGTAAAGGTGTCGAACAAGCGGATCAAAGAAGCCAAAAACGCTAAAGAGCTGATGGGTACTCCTTTGATGGCGCGTATTCATAACCTGGGACCAAAGATTAACACAAAAGCCAATGAATATGCCCCCATTATATCTCAAGACAACTCTATATTGATTTTTACTGGGAGCCACGACAAAAACGAACACGAGGACGTACTCATTTCACACACTAAGAATCGTACCTGGAACGCCAAAGAGCCTTGGCATCACTTTAACTCTAAACGCCACGAGTCAGCCGTATTTTTATCGTTGGATGGTAGCCGTATTTTGGTGTATCAAGACCGGGGCAACGGAAACCTGTACGAGTCTAGTTTAAACTATAGTACAAAATCTACGGCTTCGGAGTTTTCTGGTGGCAACTCAACCATTACTGGAGTGGGCAAAGGTAAAAAAAGAAGAAAGCGAAAAAAGAGAAGAAGCAAAAATTTAAAGGATGTAAAAGGTTCAGTGTCTGCCTCTGCCAAAAGTAAGGATGGGTGGTCTAAACCCAAAAGCCTGGGCAAACATATCAATTCAAAGTACCGTGAAACCTCTGGTTGCCTAAGTCCTGATGGCAATACCTTGTTTTTTACCAGTGATCGCCCTGGGGGTTTGGGAGGCTTAGATATTTATATGTCTGTAAAAGATAAGAAAGGACGTTGGGGAAAACCAGTGAATCTGGGCTCCAAGGTAAACACCCCTCACGATGAGGAAGCCCCTTTTATGCATGCCGATGGTAAAACCTTATATTTTAGCTCCACAGGACACAACTCTATGGGTGGTTTTGATATTTTCAAATCGGCAGTAAATAATGGCAAAGATTTTTCACAAGCCGAAAATATGGGAAGCCCCATCAATAGTCAGTCAAATGATATGTACTTCGTGTCTAACGATAAAGGGCACGCTGTGGCGTATTTTTCTTCAGACCGTCCAGGTGGCGTAGGAGGAAAAGACTTGTATCGGGTAATTATGAACCCTGGTTCCAGACAGAAAATTACGGAAGGAGCTTTATTGAGTTACCGGGTATTTTTTATGTATAAAAAAGCTGAAATGCATAAAAAATCATTGCCAGCTGCCAAAGCGTTGCTTACTTTTCTGAAAAACAACCCAGGAGTAAGCATCGAGGTAAGTGGGCATACCGACGATGTAGGAAGCAACTCAAACAATGTGGCTTTGTCGCAGCAACGTGCCAATGTGGTGTACAACTGGCTGGTGTCGAAAGGCATTGAAAAAGAGCGTTTGGTAAAAAAGGGGTATGGAGCCAAAGTGCCTATTATTCCTAATGAAACCAATTATGCCCGCATTGTAAACCGTCGTACCGATTTTAGAGTGGTGTCTGTTACTCAACAATAA
- the pyrR gene encoding bifunctional pyr operon transcriptional regulator/uracil phosphoribosyltransferase PyrR: MEKRLIFDNQLINITISRLCHELIENHQSFDNSAILGLQPRGIFLAERLRQRLQDITRQKIALGYLDVTFYRDDFRRSDIKANATKIDFVVEGREVILVDDVLYTGRTVRAAMDAMTAFGRPEKVELLTLIDRKYTRHLPVEANYVGRQVNTLQSQRIKVEWKEQGAAQDSIWLVEQEDEA, encoded by the coding sequence ATGGAAAAAAGACTTATTTTTGATAATCAACTAATAAATATCACCATTAGTCGCTTGTGTCACGAACTGATTGAAAATCATCAAAGTTTTGATAACTCTGCCATCTTAGGCTTACAACCTAGGGGTATCTTTCTGGCAGAACGTTTGCGCCAGCGATTACAAGACATTACCCGTCAAAAAATAGCTTTAGGTTATTTAGATGTAACATTTTACCGGGATGATTTTCGTCGTTCAGACATCAAAGCAAATGCTACCAAGATAGACTTTGTAGTAGAAGGTCGAGAGGTGATTTTAGTAGACGACGTGTTGTATACCGGGCGCACAGTACGTGCCGCAATGGATGCGATGACTGCTTTTGGTCGCCCTGAGAAGGTAGAGTTACTTACTTTGATTGACCGTAAGTATACCCGCCATTTGCCCGTAGAGGCAAACTATGTGGGGCGACAGGTAAACACTTTACAGTCGCAAAGAATAAAAGTAGAGTGGAAAGAGCAGGGAGCAGCTCAAGATAGCATTTGGTTGGTAGAGCAAGAAGATGAAGCTTAG
- a CDS encoding J domain-containing protein, producing MKLKNYYTLLQVVPQASIDEIKKAYRKLAKIWHPDKNHSPSASKVFQGIHEAYKTLTHPKKRNAYNLKYWQIFGKPTTQNTPANKHHDGFDPNFSAENVLRKNCDRMMRGNHQKSSRIYQEWLNQFWANWGQKTNPTTSS from the coding sequence ATGAAACTCAAGAACTATTATACCTTATTACAAGTAGTACCTCAAGCTTCTATTGATGAAATAAAAAAAGCTTACAGAAAACTCGCTAAAATTTGGCACCCTGACAAAAATCATAGCCCAAGCGCCTCAAAGGTATTTCAGGGTATACATGAAGCTTATAAAACACTGACCCACCCAAAAAAACGTAATGCTTACAACCTTAAGTACTGGCAGATTTTTGGCAAACCTACTACACAAAACACCCCAGCCAACAAGCACCATGACGGGTTTGACCCAAACTTCAGTGCTGAGAATGTTTTGCGTAAGAACTGTGATAGAATGATGCGTGGAAATCACCAAAAAAGCAGTCGGATTTATCAAGAGTGGCTCAATCAATTTTGGGCAAACTGGGGTCAAAAAACAAACCCTACAACAAGCAGTTGA
- a CDS encoding tetratricopeptide repeat protein yields MFRVYIIFLFCFFGGHCLYQRVHAQSIAYTDSLKAILQQNLPDTTKILIMNELGKVYARKRPDAALIYIRKALSLAKKKNYSKGLAQAYANQGRVFTAKGDLATALSWYQKALQISQTTQNKEGIALVINNIGIVYSMMGNYKKANDYFHIALSSYEKAGGQTGVAQTLNNIGIVLKQQKQYKQSLEYFERSLSINQQLQNKGEIARCYNNIGLIYKQLKQYTTALEYYQKSLKISQQLNDKRGIAYRWHNMGSIYEKQGKYATASEYFNKSLKLGQELQNRQIISVNLLSLGQASMHTKKQKNALEFAHDALDLANKSGDKKTQKHATGLLAKIYASMKDYQKAYRFHVMFKEKSDSLLNVENIRAIALKESQAKFAKEKEQQANEMARQRQRQYIYIVVILGMLFLLVIIFRSLYTNRKANEKLRQKNEMINLKSHEISVQRDEILKKNELLNKQRNALTTQKTMMLDSIHYAEEIQQSVLPSYEILLSVFEECFVLYKPRDIVSGDFYWIKRLKDRTFFAIADCTGHGIPGALMSMLAISCLNEIVNPETNSDTAYVLNELRNKIKYVLHQVNSEVEHKDGLDIAFCIVEHQTNVLHFSGAYSPLYVLRTKANAAFEINKEVAIESKKYRYTYGQDATLLEIKGDRQPVGVFIREKPFVSYEVALQPGDMFYSFTDGYIDQLGGDEGKKFIAKKLKHLIIKHWQEPMATQQNIFDQALINWQGDNAQVDDILMMGIKPHLKLL; encoded by the coding sequence ATGTTCAGGGTTTACATCATTTTTTTATTTTGCTTTTTTGGGGGACATTGTTTGTACCAACGTGTACATGCCCAGTCTATAGCCTATACAGATAGCCTCAAGGCGATATTGCAACAAAACTTGCCTGATACTACCAAAATACTAATAATGAATGAGTTGGGTAAAGTGTATGCCCGCAAAAGACCTGATGCGGCACTTATATACATTAGAAAAGCTTTAAGTCTTGCCAAAAAAAAGAACTATAGCAAAGGGTTAGCGCAAGCATACGCAAATCAAGGAAGGGTATTTACCGCCAAAGGAGATTTAGCCACTGCCTTAAGCTGGTACCAAAAAGCACTGCAAATCTCCCAAACCACACAAAATAAAGAAGGCATTGCACTTGTTATCAACAATATAGGCATTGTGTATAGTATGATGGGAAACTACAAGAAAGCCAATGATTACTTTCACATTGCTTTGAGTAGTTACGAAAAAGCAGGAGGACAAACCGGAGTAGCGCAAACGCTCAACAACATAGGGATTGTGCTAAAGCAACAAAAACAGTATAAACAATCTCTGGAGTACTTCGAGCGGTCTTTAAGCATTAACCAACAACTACAAAACAAAGGTGAAATAGCCAGGTGTTATAACAATATAGGCTTGATATACAAACAACTAAAGCAATATACAACAGCACTTGAATACTATCAAAAGTCATTGAAAATAAGCCAACAACTCAACGACAAACGAGGCATTGCCTATAGGTGGCACAACATGGGAAGTATATACGAAAAACAAGGAAAGTATGCCACTGCCTCTGAATACTTCAATAAGTCACTAAAACTGGGACAAGAACTTCAGAATAGACAAATCATATCTGTAAACTTATTGAGCTTAGGGCAGGCGTCCATGCATACAAAAAAACAAAAAAATGCCCTCGAATTTGCCCATGATGCTTTAGACCTTGCCAACAAATCGGGGGACAAGAAAACCCAAAAACACGCTACAGGGTTATTGGCAAAAATCTATGCATCAATGAAAGACTACCAAAAAGCCTATCGGTTTCATGTCATGTTCAAAGAAAAGAGTGACAGTTTGCTCAATGTGGAAAATATTCGAGCAATAGCCCTTAAAGAATCGCAAGCCAAATTTGCCAAAGAAAAAGAACAACAAGCCAACGAAATGGCACGCCAACGACAACGTCAGTATATATACATAGTTGTTATTTTGGGCATGCTGTTTTTATTAGTCATTATCTTTCGCAGCCTATATACCAATAGAAAAGCCAACGAAAAATTACGACAAAAAAATGAAATGATTAACCTGAAAAGCCACGAAATAAGTGTTCAACGTGATGAAATACTCAAAAAAAATGAGCTTTTAAATAAGCAGCGTAATGCACTGACCACACAAAAAACGATGATGTTGGATAGTATCCATTACGCCGAAGAGATTCAACAAAGTGTGTTGCCTTCGTATGAAATATTATTGAGTGTTTTTGAAGAGTGTTTTGTATTATACAAACCCCGTGACATAGTAAGTGGTGATTTTTACTGGATCAAAAGGCTTAAAGACCGCACTTTTTTTGCCATTGCCGACTGTACTGGTCATGGTATTCCTGGGGCATTGATGAGCATGCTTGCTATATCGTGTTTAAACGAAATAGTAAACCCTGAAACCAACTCTGATACTGCGTATGTGTTAAACGAGCTTAGGAACAAAATAAAGTATGTATTGCATCAGGTCAATAGTGAAGTAGAACATAAAGATGGGTTGGACATTGCATTTTGTATCGTTGAACACCAAACCAACGTATTGCATTTTTCGGGGGCCTACAGCCCCTTATATGTATTGAGAACAAAAGCAAACGCTGCTTTTGAAATAAATAAAGAGGTGGCCATCGAATCGAAAAAATACAGGTACACCTATGGCCAAGATGCCACTTTGCTAGAGATTAAAGGTGATAGGCAGCCTGTGGGGGTTTTTATCAGAGAAAAACCTTTTGTGTCTTATGAGGTAGCTTTACAGCCCGGGGATATGTTTTATAGTTTCACAGATGGCTATATTGACCAATTAGGAGGCGATGAAGGCAAAAAATTTATTGCAAAAAAACTTAAACACCTCATTATTAAACATTGGCAAGAGCCCATGGCTACCCAACAAAATATATTTGATCAGGCACTGATTAACTGGCAGGGGGACAACGCTCAGGTAGACGATATTTTGATGATGGGCATCAAACCTCACCTTAAGCTGCTTTAG
- a CDS encoding DUF3592 domain-containing protein, translating to MYKVIQGIFFITLGVVFSVVGFRTYQKYAYINQHYIKAQGKVVKLTPVPDRKEAFSPEIAFQDKQGQTYTLPAKLVYKQNQIAVGDVLPLLYAPAQPQKAFLYNSFNLKRLPWLLMITGLVFCVGGTIVLTYRKKKLR from the coding sequence ATGTATAAAGTTATTCAAGGAATATTTTTTATAACACTAGGAGTTGTTTTTAGTGTAGTAGGTTTTCGCACTTATCAAAAATATGCATACATCAATCAACATTATATAAAAGCACAGGGCAAAGTAGTGAAACTTACCCCTGTACCTGATCGTAAAGAAGCTTTCTCGCCTGAAATCGCTTTTCAAGACAAACAGGGTCAAACGTACACCTTGCCAGCCAAACTGGTATATAAACAAAATCAAATTGCTGTAGGCGATGTTTTACCCTTGTTGTATGCCCCTGCTCAGCCCCAGAAGGCTTTTCTTTATAACTCATTTAACCTCAAGAGACTTCCCTGGCTCCTGATGATCACTGGCTTGGTGTTTTGTGTAGGGGGTACCATAGTACTCACCTACCGCAAAAAAAAGCTCCGCTGA
- a CDS encoding histidinol-phosphatase HisJ, which produces MYWANYHSHCRYCDGSHSPTAYIAAAIEQNVKAYGFSSHAPLPFASQWAMSFEDVLTYFKEIHLLKAKHATQLQVYTSFELDYISSNFVSPKQWAQAFKVDYLIGSVHFIDTFANGQYWEIDSTTQVFKHGLELIFKGNVREAIQRYYALTRAMVQQQVPDVVGHLDKVKIHNRNEFFFDEGETWYQQEVQKTLETIAKCGQIMEVNTRGLYKKQAKETYPSTWVLERAHELGLPIMLNSDAHHPSDITKEFGSTAKLLQDIGFKQLQVFWDGQWQGRSFDHTGIDIG; this is translated from the coding sequence ATGTATTGGGCAAACTATCACAGCCACTGCCGTTATTGTGACGGCAGTCACTCACCAACCGCCTATATAGCAGCAGCTATAGAACAAAATGTGAAAGCTTACGGGTTTTCGAGCCATGCTCCCCTACCATTTGCCAGCCAGTGGGCTATGTCGTTTGAAGATGTACTGACGTACTTTAAAGAAATACATCTGCTGAAGGCAAAGCATGCAACTCAACTTCAGGTATATACAAGTTTTGAACTTGACTACATCTCCAGTAACTTTGTCTCCCCCAAACAATGGGCTCAGGCTTTTAAGGTGGACTACCTCATAGGTTCTGTACATTTTATTGATACTTTTGCCAATGGGCAATATTGGGAGATAGACAGCACCACCCAGGTATTTAAACATGGATTAGAGCTTATTTTCAAAGGCAATGTTCGCGAAGCCATTCAAAGGTATTATGCACTTACCAGGGCAATGGTTCAACAACAGGTGCCCGATGTGGTAGGACATTTAGACAAGGTAAAGATACATAACCGAAATGAGTTCTTTTTTGACGAAGGTGAAACCTGGTACCAGCAAGAAGTGCAAAAAACACTGGAAACTATCGCCAAATGTGGGCAAATTATGGAAGTCAACACCAGAGGATTGTATAAAAAACAGGCCAAAGAAACTTACCCAAGTACTTGGGTGCTGGAACGTGCCCACGAGCTTGGCTTGCCTATTATGCTCAACTCTGATGCCCACCACCCCTCAGATATTACTAAAGAATTTGGCAGCACTGCAAAACTTTTGCAAGACATTGGCTTCAAACAATTACAAGTTTTTTGGGATGGTCAATGGCAGGGCCGCAGTTTTGACCACACAGGTATAGATATAGGATAA
- a CDS encoding DNA-3-methyladenine glycosylase family protein, whose protein sequence is MHEHLKKDPLLKKVIEQASQTLSLALPKKDIYLALVRSIVGQQLSVKAAATIYQRFRELFPENYPTPKLVVAAELDTLKAAGLSKQKATYIKNVAAFAIEGGLDFEVLNNQTDEEIIQVLITIKGVGRWTVEMLLMFAFQRPDVFSVDDLGIQQAVKKLYQLDEEGKALKAKMKTIANAWKPYRTLACLYLWQWKDNTPIDNKNAKK, encoded by the coding sequence ATGCATGAACATTTAAAAAAAGATCCCTTGCTCAAGAAAGTAATAGAGCAAGCTTCCCAAACATTGAGCCTTGCTCTGCCCAAAAAGGACATTTATCTAGCCCTGGTACGTTCTATTGTGGGACAACAACTATCAGTAAAAGCAGCTGCCACAATTTACCAAAGGTTTCGCGAACTTTTCCCCGAAAACTACCCTACACCCAAATTAGTGGTTGCCGCTGAACTGGACACCCTCAAAGCTGCGGGTTTGTCTAAACAAAAAGCTACCTATATTAAAAACGTGGCTGCTTTTGCTATAGAGGGAGGGCTGGATTTTGAAGTATTAAACAACCAAACAGACGAAGAGATTATACAAGTACTCATTACAATCAAAGGGGTAGGCCGTTGGACGGTAGAGATGCTCTTGATGTTTGCTTTTCAACGACCAGATGTGTTTTCAGTAGATGACTTGGGTATTCAACAAGCCGTCAAAAAATTGTACCAACTGGATGAAGAGGGCAAGGCACTCAAAGCAAAAATGAAAACCATTGCTAACGCCTGGAAACCTTACCGCACCCTTGCTTGTCTGTATTTGTGGCAATGGAAAGATAACACCCCGATAGACAATAAAAACGCTAAAAAATAA
- a CDS encoding DUF3108 domain-containing protein: MLKIIRNVILCGVVLCPVVIQAQSSQGFEKVTGLKVYRKYITARKDSFIMKVAHKKTGSWQWTVQPQGKQVIFNDVSILDGKVREDAEVILQAASLEMTQMNMVLKSAKSTLKAKVKAKGIHLWAKYALTQGDKERQQTIDTTLHHHWLARPTLFGLLPFADFKPSYSRRFFVFGLTSGKFTLMKLEVLGTTKVTVPAGTFDTYKVALKVVKGSGVSNILYLRKKLPHFIIKVDVEGSGMTIEKVE; the protein is encoded by the coding sequence ATGCTGAAAATTATTAGAAATGTTATTTTGTGTGGTGTGGTATTATGCCCTGTAGTCATACAGGCACAAAGTTCTCAAGGGTTTGAAAAAGTCACCGGTTTGAAGGTTTACCGTAAGTATATAACCGCTCGAAAAGATTCTTTTATTATGAAAGTAGCCCATAAAAAAACAGGAAGTTGGCAATGGACTGTACAACCTCAGGGCAAACAGGTCATATTTAATGATGTGTCTATACTGGATGGCAAAGTGAGAGAAGACGCTGAAGTAATACTCCAGGCTGCCTCGCTTGAAATGACGCAAATGAACATGGTGCTTAAGTCTGCCAAAAGTACCCTTAAGGCAAAAGTAAAAGCTAAGGGTATCCACCTTTGGGCAAAGTATGCCCTTACTCAAGGAGATAAAGAACGACAGCAAACTATAGATACCACTCTACACCATCACTGGCTAGCAAGACCAACGCTGTTTGGCTTACTGCCTTTTGCCGATTTTAAACCATCCTATAGTCGTCGCTTTTTTGTATTTGGGCTTACTTCTGGCAAGTTTACTTTAATGAAGCTAGAGGTACTGGGCACCACCAAAGTGACTGTACCTGCGGGAACCTTTGACACTTACAAGGTAGCCCTCAAAGTAGTAAAGGGATCAGGAGTATCTAATATTTTATACTTGAGAAAAAAACTGCCGCACTTTATCATCAAGGTAGACGTAGAAGGCAGCGGAATGACCATTGAAAAGGTAGAGTAA
- a CDS encoding helix-turn-helix domain-containing protein, with amino-acid sequence MMEKLKWFSYFLLLAAGHGLILIAVLNKMPNKNKPANTYLSVLIGLVITALVGRLAFDPSLFGLFPHLVIVADIIIFMFGPIFYFYIRSILGLPPIALRRQLLHFIPAMVHLVTMIPQIIIDQDTYIQMMMVDKTPWLYAVWFSCEGLALAINFGYLYFSYQLFKKQPVAPLLLQLYRPYIKNLLLLMTICLVGWLQGYVLHFFGLYTTWSFIGSNIAWIIPSAITYYLGYLMAVKPSLFQEPVLPKAKYQNSSLGDSEVEQTKARLEAFMIAQQPYLQSDLTLGALAKMLDLKPASLSRVINECYNKNFFDFTNTYRLQYFIEMVRLDEYRHKTLLGIALEAGFNSKSTFNRAFKKEYDMPPTAYFKQANLTID; translated from the coding sequence ATGATGGAAAAACTAAAATGGTTCTCATATTTTTTGTTATTAGCAGCCGGACACGGCCTTATACTCATTGCTGTTCTCAATAAAATGCCCAACAAAAATAAACCAGCCAATACTTACCTGTCTGTACTTATTGGTTTGGTCATTACTGCTTTGGTAGGGAGGCTGGCATTTGATCCATCATTGTTTGGTCTATTTCCGCACCTGGTCATTGTTGCCGACATTATCATATTTATGTTTGGGCCCATTTTTTATTTCTATATTCGTTCTATACTGGGGCTCCCGCCTATAGCACTTCGACGCCAATTATTACACTTTATTCCTGCAATGGTTCACCTGGTCACTATGATTCCTCAAATCATCATTGATCAAGATACTTATATACAAATGATGATGGTGGACAAAACTCCCTGGTTATACGCGGTTTGGTTCAGTTGTGAAGGGCTGGCATTGGCAATCAATTTTGGTTATTTATATTTTAGTTATCAACTGTTCAAAAAACAACCCGTCGCTCCACTGCTCCTGCAGTTGTATCGCCCTTACATAAAAAACCTGCTCCTGCTCATGACAATATGTCTGGTTGGCTGGCTACAGGGGTATGTTTTACACTTTTTCGGCTTGTATACTACCTGGTCTTTTATCGGGTCAAATATTGCCTGGATCATCCCTTCTGCCATTACTTATTACCTCGGCTATCTGATGGCAGTTAAACCTTCCCTTTTTCAGGAACCTGTTTTACCCAAAGCCAAATATCAGAATTCTTCATTGGGCGATTCTGAAGTAGAACAAACTAAAGCCAGGTTAGAAGCATTTATGATTGCCCAACAACCTTATTTGCAAAGTGACCTTACGCTGGGGGCTTTGGCAAAAATGCTTGATTTAAAGCCGGCAAGCTTATCAAGAGTAATTAATGAGTGTTACAACAAAAACTTTTTTGATTTTACAAATACTTATCGGTTGCAGTACTTTATAGAAATGGTTCGCCTGGACGAATACCGTCATAAAACTTTGTTGGGCATTGCACTAGAAGCGGGGTTTAACTCTAAAAGTACTTTTAACCGGGCGTTTAAAAAAGAATATGACATGCCTCCCACGGCTTATTTTAAACAAGCTAACCTGACCATTGATTAA
- a CDS encoding GNAT family N-acetyltransferase, with protein MKNVLTIREGTVDEVVQLSKQIPEFVNPHQALEYQQRLSNVPHLILVACDATLPVGFKVGYQRASDGTFYSWMGAVLPAYRHKEVATQLAHQQESWAKQQGYTHIRFKTRNRLKGMLIFALKNGFDIIRIEHQPTREEHRIVLEKRL; from the coding sequence ATGAAAAATGTTTTAACTATTCGTGAAGGAACTGTAGATGAAGTTGTACAACTTTCTAAACAAATTCCTGAGTTTGTAAACCCCCACCAGGCTTTAGAATATCAGCAACGTTTAAGCAATGTTCCTCACCTTATTTTGGTCGCCTGTGATGCTACCTTGCCAGTAGGTTTTAAGGTAGGTTATCAACGAGCATCAGACGGAACTTTTTATAGCTGGATGGGGGCTGTACTGCCTGCATACCGACACAAGGAGGTGGCAACACAGCTGGCTCACCAACAGGAAAGCTGGGCAAAACAGCAAGGCTATACACACATTAGGTTCAAAACCCGGAATCGTCTGAAAGGCATGCTTATTTTTGCGTTAAAAAATGGGTTTGACATTATTCGGATAGAACACCAGCCTACCAGAGAAGAGCATAGAATTGTTTTAGAAAAAAGATTGTAG